In Actinoplanes octamycinicus, the genomic window GGCGAGCCGGAGTACACCGGGATCACCGGCGCGGTCCCCGGCACGGCGGTGGTGGTGCAGTCGGTCGACGACGCGCCCCGCTACCACATGGACATCGAGACGGACGACGTCGAGGCGGAGACCGCCCGGCTGCTCCGGGCCGGCGCCACCGTGGTCACCGACAACGGCGAGCACAAGATCCTCCGGGCGCCGGGCGGTCACCTGCTGTGCGTGGTGCCGGTGCAGAGCTCCGAGCACCTCTTCGCCACCGACGCCAAGGTGTGGCCCTGACCGTCACCGCCGCAGGGCCGCCGCGATCGCCGCGTGGTC contains:
- a CDS encoding VOC family protein; translation: MHRSRLFGVLIDTPAKEADAAVSFWATALGGSARPAPGEPEYTGITGAVPGTAVVVQSVDDAPRYHMDIETDDVEAETARLLRAGATVVTDNGEHKILRAPGGHLLCVVPVQSSEHLFATDAKVWP